ATTCCCGGCACATCCCCAATAATCTCACACAATGAAACTGTTTTCTGCCCGTTGTATGTCATATTGTTATAAATCTCATCAAATATAAGAAACAAATCATACTTTTTTGCTATCTCAACGATTTTTCTCAAAGTCTCTTCCGGATACACAAAACCGGTAGGATTATCAGGATTAATAACCAAAATACCCACTATGGAGTTATGACTTTTAACCTTTCTTTCAAGCTCGTTCATGTCAGGATGCCAATTATTATAAGGATTCATCTTGTATGTATTTGGAGGGAAAGATGCATGAAGCACCTCTGCAAGCAAATGCGTAGAATATGTTGGTTCAGGCATGATAACCCTCGCATCAACTCTCATTGAACTATAACTTCTCGCTATAGCGTCCCCCAAACCATTGAAGAATATAATATCTTCAGGAGTTATCTGTACTCCACCTTTTTTATTAACCTGCTGAGCAAGAAACTCTCTTGTAGCTAAAACCCCTTTTGTAGGTGAATATGCAAATGATAAATCCTCATCAACCACTTCTTTTATAATATCTTTCATCCAGACAGGTATTTTCTCCCCTTTAATTACAGGGTCTCCAATATTTTCAAAATAAACCTGCCTGCCACTTTTCATCAGCTCTTCTGCGACCCTTACTATATTCCTAATCTCATAAGTTAAACCGCTACCGCTTTTAGCAATATCAAATCTCATAATTTACCTTCCCAAAAAGTAATATTAGCCCTTTTAAATTCAGCTATATAATACACTTTTAAGAAAAAATCAGTAAAAATTTATAATTTTCCTAAAGATATTAAAATTTAATTGATAAAATTAAAAAAAGCTGTTAATTTAAAGAGTTAAATAATATGTTAAAATTGTAAAAACATTTTGGGGTAATAAATGAGATTGTCACAATATTATATACCAACACTGAGAGAAACACCTTCTGATGCTGAAGTTATAAGCCATAAGCTGATGCTGCGAGCGGGGATGATAAAAAAAGCTGCAGCAGGGATTTATTCTTATCTCCCCTTAGGTTTAAGAGTTATCAAAAAAGTAGAAAATATCGTAAGAAAATATATGAATGAGGCGGGTGCCATTGAAACCCTCATGCCGGCAGTTGTTCCTGCAGAGTTGTGGAAAGAATCAGGCAGATGGTTTGTTTATGGAAAAGAGCTGCTGAGGATTAAAGACAGGCATGACAGGGAATTTTGTTTTGGTCCCACGCACGAAGAGGTAATTACCGACATTGTTCGCAATGATATTAAATCATACAAACAACTTCCGATAAACCTTTACCAAATTCAGACAAAATTTAGAGATGAAATCAGACCTCGTTTTGGACTTATGAGAGGTAGAGAATTTATAATGAAGGATGCATATTCATTTGACGTGGACAATGATGGGGCAGAAATCAGCTACAATAAAATGAAAGAAGCATATTGCAAGATTTTTGAGGCCTGTGGTTTAGAATACCGCATGGTTGATGCGGACAGCGGAGCAATCGGAGGCTCATTTTCCCACGAATTTATGGTACTGGCTGACACTGGAGAAGATTTTGTAATTTCATGTGATAACTGCTCATACTCTGCAAATATTGAAAAAGCAGTCGTTGTTGATATCCCAATTGAAAATAATGAACAATTTGCAGAAATCGAAAAAAAATATACCCCCAAGCAAAAAACGGTGGAAGATGTTGCAAACTTTTTAAATTTACCTTCAAGCAAAATTGTCAAGACAATGATATTAAAAGTGGATGAAGAAATTGTAGCAGTTATGGTTCGTGGTGACCATGAGCTTAATCTTCCAAAGGTTAAAAACTTTTTAAGTGGCTCAACAATAGAATTTGCCGGGAAAGATGATATAGAACATGTATCAAACGGACCTATCGGATATTCAGGTCCCATAGGGCTTAAATGTAAAATTTATGCTGACAATGCTATTAAATACTTAAAAAATTACGTTGTTGGCGGAAATGAAAAAGATTTGCATTTACTAAATGTAAACCATGATAGAGATTTTAAGGTAGATGAGTTCGGAGACTTCAGGAATGCAACCCCTGGTGATATTTGTCCTGAATGCCATAAGGGTAAATTTCAGATAACCAAAGGGATAGAGGTAGGTCATATATTTAAGCTTGGTACCAAATATTCTGACAGCATGAATTGTGTGTTTTTGGATAAAGATGGAAAGCCAAAACCTATGGTCATGGGGTGTTACGGGATAGGGATAGGCAGGACTGCTGCTGCTTCAATAGAGCAAAACCATGATGAAAAAGGGATAATATGGCCTGTACAACTTGCCCCATTTGAAATTGTAGTTGTACCCGTAAATACAAATGATGATGAAGTAATAAAAACTGCCGATAATATTTATAGCTCTCTATTAAATAAAGGTGTCGACGCTTGTATAGATGACAGAAATGAAAGGGCTGGCGTTAAGTTTAACGATGCTGACCTTATTGGATACCCTTTAAGAATTAATGTAGGCAAAAAAACTCTTGCGGAAGGTTGCGTAGAAATATATATCAGAAAGACCGGTGAGCTTATAAAGGTCAAAGCTGAAGAAGCATGCGATAAAGCATCTGAAATATTAGAGGAGCTTAAAATTAAGTGATGAAAGCTAAAAAACCAAAAAAGAATGAAAAACTTTCGATTCTTATTTTTAAAGAGAATGACTATTCAAAAGTCTACAAGAAGAAGGTCAATACCTCAGTAATAAAATATACTTTATACTCCTTGGCAATATTCTTTATCGTATCTTCAGTATCATTCTACTTTCTGTTTAATCTTTATTCTGAAAGGGAGCAAATGCTTACCTATGGAAAAGAGAATGAACTATTAAAATTAAAAATAGCTGAATATAGAAACCAAATAGACAAAATTAATGAAAAAATAGTTTATCTTGACCAATTGGAAAATAAAGTAAGAAACCTTTCAAAAGTAGTCGCTGAATCGGATACTCAGCTTGCAATAGGCGGAAAAGAAGTTGACCTGTCAAAAGATTTGTCAGCAGTTTCTAAGAGAAAAGAAAAACAATATTTTGAAGACCTGAATGAAACGCTCGCTTCTTTATCAACCAAATTACAAGAAAGGGAAAACAGCCTTTCAGAATTGGTTGATATGCTTGAAGAACAAAGACTTTTTTACTTGTCTACCCCCTCAATCTTACCTGTAAACGGGTGGATATCAAGTAAATTCGGCTACAGGATATCCCCTTTTACTAACAGGAGGGTATTTCACGAAGGGGTAGATATAGCATCTATGTATGGAAGTGACATAAAAGCTACTGCAAACGGACTTGTCATTTTTGCAGGCTATAAACCGGGCTACGGAAATATGGTATCAATAGATCATGGATTTGGCTTTGTAACAAGGTATGGTCATAACAGCAAACTTTTGGTGAAGGTTGGAGACAGAGTTAGCAAAGGTGACGTAATTGCCAAAGTGGGAAGCTCCGGTAAAAGTACCGGCCCTCACTGTCATTACGAAGTTTTGGTTAACGGAGTACCGGTTAATCCGCTTAAGTTTGTAGCAGAGCTTGAAGAACAAAAATAACAAATTTGTCACATTTTGTTGACAAAACTTTACCTTGTATATATAATCTCGTTCCTTGTTTATAATTAAGTGGAGGTATTACTATGGCTCAAATGCGCACGATGAAAAAACCTAGCAATATTAAAAGAAAGCGCACTCATGGTTTTAGAGCTAGGATGAAAACTCGCGGTGGCAGACTTGTATTAAAAAGAAGAAGAGCTAAGGGCAGAAAAAGATTAGCTATCTAATTTTATATTATGGACCTGTCTTTTAAAAAGGCAGAAAAGCTTAGAAAAAATAGTGAATTTTTAAAAGTTTACAGGCAGGGGAAAAAGCACTACGGACGGTATCTTTTAATATATGTAGTTTTTAAAAGTGAGTATCTCCGCAAAGCTGGTTTTGTTGTCAGCAAGAAAGTCAGCAAAAAAGCGGTAATACGAAATAGATTAAAAAGACAATTAAGAGAGATATACCGGATTAATAAGCATATCCTGCCTGAAAACGTCTCTATTATTACGATAGCTAAACCTGATATACTTAAGGCTGATTATAATGAAATTCGCGAAGACTATCTCGAATTACTTAAAAAAATTTCTGATTCTGACAATTGATTTTTATAGTTATGCAATTTCACCTTTTTTAGGAAGAAATTGCAGATACCATCCCTCTTGCTCTCAATATGCAAAAGAAGCCATCGCAAAAAAAGGGGTTGTAAAAGGGCTGATAATGTCCGCATATCGTATTTTACGTTGTAATCCCTTTAGTAAGGGAGGATTTGACCCGGTCAAATGAGAATTCACACACAAATAACACAAACTACTTTATCAAAATTCTGTTGGAGGAATTATATTTATGGATAAGAGGACTTTACTTGCCGTAGTACTCAGTATGGCTGTATTAATGATTTTTCAATTTATTTACAAACCTGCACCTGTGGTTGTTGACAACACTACTGCTGACAATGTAGCCACCGCTAATAAAACTAACTCAAAAAACTTAGAACCTGACGTCGTAGAGACTCAAACTAAACCTGTTGAAACCTCACAGGAAACTATTGTTAAAAACTTTGAGGTGGAGACAGATAATCTGATAGTTTATTTTAATGAAAATACAGGTAATATAAATAGCGTAAAAATTAAAAATTTTGCACACGCCGGTATATCCCCGCAATTTCAAGCTGAAAAAGGGGACTATTTAAAAATTAACACACTCAATGTAAAACCATCAAACAGAAAAGTATATGACAATGGTGGTAAAAAGATTATAGAATTTAACTACGAAAAAGATAACGTTGTTGTCTCAAGACAATATATTATAGACGAATCTTATTTGATAACTGTAAAAGAGTCTTTAGCAAATATATCAGACAGCTCTATAAAATTACCTTATGATGTGGCGATAGGACCAGGATTAGGTCAAGGTTTTGTAGATAGCAAATATTTATTTTCAGGCCCATTAGCTTACGATGGTAAAAAGGTTAAACAGCAAAAACCTAATAAAATAGATAAAGATATCGAAGTAAAGGATGCTGAGTGGCTTGGGTACACTTCCAAATACTTTGCATTAATAAAAGTCAACAAGGATGTAAAAAATGCAATCTTTCAAAAATATAATGATTCTGCCATAGTTAAAAGCAGTGCTGAAGTAATACTAAACCCGAAATCTAAAGATGAAAAAAGTTTCATACTCTTTGTGGGACCTAAGAAATATGATTTGCTCTCATCTTACGGTTATGATTTGGAAAAAAGTATCGACTTTGGTGTATTCTCTTTCCTTGCCATCCCAATGTTAAAAGTTATGAACATCTTTTACGGAGCAACCAAAAATTATGGATGGGCAATAATACTTTTGACAATAATAATTAAAATCATTACCTACCCTTTAACATACAAGAGTATGGCGTCTATGAAAAAAATGAAAGATTTACAACCTAAGATGACTGAAATTAAGGAAAAATTTAAGGGCGATGCACAAAAGATGAATGCTGCTATGATGGAGTTATATAAAAAACACGGTGTAAATCCTATGGGCGGATGCTTGCCAATGCTTATTCAGATTCCAATTTTCTTTGCTCTTTACAAAGCATTATTAGTCTCTATCGAATTAAAGGGTGCTCCTTTTATTTTTTGGCTTGCAGACTTATCAGAAAAAGACCCATATTACATAACGCCAATTTTAATGGGTGCTTCTATGTTTTTCCAACAGAAACTAACACCTGCCGCTGGCGATCCGATTCAGCAGAAACTATTTCTTTTTATGCCCGTTATTTTTACTTTTATGTTTTTGAACTTCCCTTCAGGGCTAGTAATCTACTGGTTAACAAACAATATTTTATCAATCGGGCAACAAATTATTATTAACAAAAAAACTGCGTGAGGTATGTATGAAGTACTTTGAAATAGAAGCTCAGTCAATCGATGAAGCTATAGATAAAGTTGTAAGTGAGCAGAAATATCCAAGAGAGTTTATTGAAGCAGAGGTAATAGAGGAAGGCTCAAAAGGTTTTTTGGGTATAGGCAGAAAAAACGGACTATATAAGATTAAAGTCAATGATTATGAATATTTGAAAAGAAAAATCAAATTAACTTTGACCGAAATACTTGAAAAAATGGATATTCATAATTTTAGGGTTGAAATTATTGAAGACTACCCGACCTGTAAATTTAACATAATCTCAGAAGAC
The window above is part of the Deferrivibrio essentukiensis genome. Proteins encoded here:
- a CDS encoding pyridoxal phosphate-dependent aminotransferase — translated: MRFDIAKSGSGLTYEIRNIVRVAEELMKSGRQVYFENIGDPVIKGEKIPVWMKDIIKEVVDEDLSFAYSPTKGVLATREFLAQQVNKKGGVQITPEDIIFFNGLGDAIARSYSSMRVDARVIMPEPTYSTHLLAEVLHASFPPNTYKMNPYNNWHPDMNELERKVKSHNSIVGILVINPDNPTGFVYPEETLRKIVEIAKKYDLFLIFDEIYNNMTYNGQKTVSLCEIIGDVPGMSMKGISKECPWPGARCGWIEVYNADKDPAFKRLVNAILNQKMAEVCSTTLPQMAIPKLMSHPDYDNYLKERVVHYEKLSNIAYNILKDVPYTIVNRTNGAFYMTVAFNEAVLNNKQYLKIEDNNVREFVEKITGDNIELDKRFVYYLLGSTGICVVPLTSFFTSLPGFRMTLLEKDVDKFEANMKVLAKAIVEYVESTK
- a CDS encoding proline--tRNA ligase, whose translation is MRLSQYYIPTLRETPSDAEVISHKLMLRAGMIKKAAAGIYSYLPLGLRVIKKVENIVRKYMNEAGAIETLMPAVVPAELWKESGRWFVYGKELLRIKDRHDREFCFGPTHEEVITDIVRNDIKSYKQLPINLYQIQTKFRDEIRPRFGLMRGREFIMKDAYSFDVDNDGAEISYNKMKEAYCKIFEACGLEYRMVDADSGAIGGSFSHEFMVLADTGEDFVISCDNCSYSANIEKAVVVDIPIENNEQFAEIEKKYTPKQKTVEDVANFLNLPSSKIVKTMILKVDEEIVAVMVRGDHELNLPKVKNFLSGSTIEFAGKDDIEHVSNGPIGYSGPIGLKCKIYADNAIKYLKNYVVGGNEKDLHLLNVNHDRDFKVDEFGDFRNATPGDICPECHKGKFQITKGIEVGHIFKLGTKYSDSMNCVFLDKDGKPKPMVMGCYGIGIGRTAAASIEQNHDEKGIIWPVQLAPFEIVVVPVNTNDDEVIKTADNIYSSLLNKGVDACIDDRNERAGVKFNDADLIGYPLRINVGKKTLAEGCVEIYIRKTGELIKVKAEEACDKASEILEELKIK
- a CDS encoding M23 family metallopeptidase; this translates as MKAKKPKKNEKLSILIFKENDYSKVYKKKVNTSVIKYTLYSLAIFFIVSSVSFYFLFNLYSEREQMLTYGKENELLKLKIAEYRNQIDKINEKIVYLDQLENKVRNLSKVVAESDTQLAIGGKEVDLSKDLSAVSKRKEKQYFEDLNETLASLSTKLQERENSLSELVDMLEEQRLFYLSTPSILPVNGWISSKFGYRISPFTNRRVFHEGVDIASMYGSDIKATANGLVIFAGYKPGYGNMVSIDHGFGFVTRYGHNSKLLVKVGDRVSKGDVIAKVGSSGKSTGPHCHYEVLVNGVPVNPLKFVAELEEQK
- the rpmH gene encoding 50S ribosomal protein L34, which codes for MRTMKKPSNIKRKRTHGFRARMKTRGGRLVLKRRRAKGRKRLAI
- the rnpA gene encoding ribonuclease P protein component — its product is MDLSFKKAEKLRKNSEFLKVYRQGKKHYGRYLLIYVVFKSEYLRKAGFVVSKKVSKKAVIRNRLKRQLREIYRINKHILPENVSIITIAKPDILKADYNEIREDYLELLKKISDSDN
- the yidD gene encoding membrane protein insertion efficiency factor YidD — translated: MKFAKTISNYLKKFLILTIDFYSYAISPFLGRNCRYHPSCSQYAKEAIAKKGVVKGLIMSAYRILRCNPFSKGGFDPVK
- the yidC gene encoding membrane protein insertase YidC yields the protein MDKRTLLAVVLSMAVLMIFQFIYKPAPVVVDNTTADNVATANKTNSKNLEPDVVETQTKPVETSQETIVKNFEVETDNLIVYFNENTGNINSVKIKNFAHAGISPQFQAEKGDYLKINTLNVKPSNRKVYDNGGKKIIEFNYEKDNVVVSRQYIIDESYLITVKESLANISDSSIKLPYDVAIGPGLGQGFVDSKYLFSGPLAYDGKKVKQQKPNKIDKDIEVKDAEWLGYTSKYFALIKVNKDVKNAIFQKYNDSAIVKSSAEVILNPKSKDEKSFILFVGPKKYDLLSSYGYDLEKSIDFGVFSFLAIPMLKVMNIFYGATKNYGWAIILLTIIIKIITYPLTYKSMASMKKMKDLQPKMTEIKEKFKGDAQKMNAAMMELYKKHGVNPMGGCLPMLIQIPIFFALYKALLVSIELKGAPFIFWLADLSEKDPYYITPILMGASMFFQQKLTPAAGDPIQQKLFLFMPVIFTFMFLNFPSGLVIYWLTNNILSIGQQIIINKKTA